The segment TTGAGAGCGCCCGCGATGCCGGGGAGGTCGGAGCCGCCGATGCCGACGAAACCGGCGAGGTTCGGGTGGGCCTGCAGGATCGTCTCGGACGCGGACTGCGCCGTGGCGATCGACTCGTTCGACACCTCGGTGGCGACGATCTTCATGTTCGGGTACTTCGCGATGGCCTTCTTGACACCGGTCAGCCGCTGGTTCAGGTTGACGGCGCTGAGGCTGCCGATGACGACTGCCACGTCGCCCTTCTCGCCGACGGACTTCGCGAGGGCCTCGCCGGCCTGCTCGCCCGCGGCGACGTTGTCGGTGCCGATGTAGCCCTGGACCTGGCTGTTCGGCACGGGGCCGTCCCAGGCGATGACCGGGATGCCGGCGGCCCGGGCGGCCGCGATGTCGCTCGTGACGCTCGCGGGGTCGTTCGGGGATATCGCGATGCCGGCGGGGTGCGTGGCGAGGATGGAGTCGAAGATGGCGACCTGGGCGGCCGCGTCGTCGTTCTCCGGGCCGAGGAACTTGGCGGTGACGCCGAGCTTCTTGGCCTCGTCCTCCATGCCCTTGCGGGCGTCGACCCAGTACGGGTTGTTGAGCGACTTCG is part of the Frondihabitans sp. 762G35 genome and harbors:
- a CDS encoding sugar-binding protein; translated protein: MRKITLAAVTVSVALVALTGCSAGGGGAQAGGSSAKPVFVFLPKSLNNPYWVDARKGMEDEAKKLGVTAKFLGPENDDAAAQVAIFDSILATHPAGIAISPNDPASVTSDIAAARAAGIPVIAWDGPVPNSQVQGYIGTDNVAAGEQAGEALAKSVGEKGDVAVVIGSLSAVNLNQRLTGVKKAIAKYPNMKIVATEVSNESIATAQSASETILQAHPNLAGFVGIGGSDLPGIAGALKSGGKCASVKSVGFDVVPQGIAGMKGGCVSALISQKPFGMTAQALKILSDMNAKKSSLKDGFNVDTGVVTVTPDTLDTFLKTAH